The Oceanisphaera avium genome includes a region encoding these proteins:
- a CDS encoding helix-turn-helix domain-containing protein has translation MDLNFTKPSEVVELLCQRLRKERLALQMTQAELAARAGVGVNTLSNLENGQNTSFETLVRIAMVLGRVKELEALFQPKLDSLDDLRRYEESNKRYRARRKS, from the coding sequence ATGGATTTAAACTTCACTAAACCCAGCGAGGTGGTCGAGTTGCTTTGTCAGCGCTTGCGCAAAGAACGCCTTGCCCTGCAGATGACTCAGGCAGAGCTGGCGGCGCGTGCCGGAGTGGGTGTTAACACCTTGTCTAACTTAGAAAATGGTCAGAATACTAGCTTCGAAACCCTAGTCCGCATCGCCATGGTATTAGGGCGAGTTAAAGAGCTAGAAGCGCTCTTCCAACCAAAACTCGACAGCTTGGATGATCTACGGCGCTATGAAGAAAGCAACAAGCGCTATCGCGCTAGGAGGAAATCCTAA
- a CDS encoding LysR substrate-binding domain-containing protein, which yields MNLNITLDPILLRSFIAVADTGSFTRAAESTHLTQSTVSQQVRKLEAQFGCELLHRKGRYITPTLEGERVLSYARRILQMMNEAVAQTSVSAEQQKIRLGVPEDFATHAIMPTLAAFSNEYPGIRLEVKSGLCSDIWREFQRGDMDLALVKQRQGSVPGLVSWPEPLCWIDSLHSNNLDSQPIPLVTFPIGGLYRSEMAHTFDRLGRSWRLAYVSTSLSGVCCAVEAGFGISLLPRRLVTAEHRILTKQDGLPPVPDLELTLHAQDKLSAHSKILAERLISACNEICRQ from the coding sequence ATGAACTTAAACATCACCTTAGATCCCATTTTACTGCGCAGCTTTATTGCGGTGGCCGACACCGGCAGTTTTACCCGCGCCGCCGAAAGCACTCATCTTACTCAATCTACAGTTAGCCAACAGGTGCGCAAACTTGAAGCCCAATTTGGCTGTGAATTATTGCACCGCAAAGGCCGCTATATTACCCCCACTCTTGAGGGCGAGCGCGTGCTGAGCTATGCACGGCGTATTTTACAGATGATGAATGAAGCGGTGGCGCAAACTAGCGTCAGCGCCGAGCAGCAAAAAATTCGCTTAGGCGTGCCCGAAGACTTTGCCACTCACGCCATTATGCCCACCCTGGCCGCCTTTTCTAATGAATACCCAGGCATTCGCCTAGAAGTAAAAAGCGGCTTATGTAGCGATATTTGGCGGGAGTTTCAGCGCGGCGATATGGATCTTGCATTAGTAAAGCAACGCCAAGGCAGCGTGCCCGGTCTTGTTAGCTGGCCCGAGCCTTTGTGCTGGATAGATAGCCTGCACAGTAACAATCTCGACAGCCAGCCGATCCCGCTAGTCACCTTTCCTATCGGCGGCTTATACCGTAGCGAAATGGCCCACACCTTCGACCGCCTCGGCCGCAGCTGGCGCTTAGCTTATGTCAGCACCAGTTTGTCCGGCGTATGTTGTGCAGTAGAAGCCGGCTTTGGTATTTCATTATTACCACGGCGCTTAGTGACCGCCGAACATCGTATCTTAACCAAGCAAGACGGCCTACCGCCGGTACCGGATCTTGAACTCACCCTGCACGCCCAAGATAAACTCTCGGCGCACAGCAAAATACTCGCCGAGCGCTTAATCAGCGCCTGCAACGAAATTTGCCGCCAGTAA
- a CDS encoding bifunctional allantoicase/(S)-ureidoglycine aminohydrolase, translating into MARNTYYAPKGGLPPQTQLIHDRAVFTEAYAVIPKGVMSDIVTSFLPFWDETRLWVIARPLSGFAETFSHYIMEVSPKGGSDKPELDKGAEGVLFIVEGEMTLTLEGKEHHMELGGYAYLPAGANWSLRNNSSEPVRFHWLRKAYEFVDGIDVPEAFVTNENDIAPTPMPDTNDAWATTRFTDPTDLRHDMHVNIVTFQPGGVIPFDETHVMEHGLYVLEGKAVYHLNQDWVEVEAGDYMWLRAFCPQACYASGPTRFRYLLYKDVNRHMVLNSSPAYRGR; encoded by the coding sequence ATGGCCCGTAATACCTATTATGCCCCTAAGGGTGGTTTACCACCTCAGACTCAGCTGATCCACGATCGCGCTGTGTTTACCGAAGCCTATGCCGTTATTCCTAAAGGTGTAATGAGCGACATCGTAACTAGTTTCCTGCCTTTTTGGGATGAAACTCGTCTGTGGGTTATCGCACGTCCGTTAAGCGGCTTCGCTGAAACCTTCTCTCACTACATCATGGAAGTTTCTCCAAAAGGTGGTAGTGATAAGCCTGAGCTGGACAAGGGCGCCGAAGGCGTATTGTTCATCGTTGAAGGTGAAATGACGCTGACGTTGGAAGGCAAAGAGCACCACATGGAATTAGGCGGTTACGCTTACTTGCCAGCTGGCGCTAACTGGAGCCTGCGCAATAACAGCAGCGAGCCAGTACGTTTCCATTGGTTGCGTAAAGCGTACGAATTTGTTGATGGTATTGATGTACCAGAAGCTTTTGTAACGAACGAAAATGACATTGCGCCTACGCCAATGCCAGACACCAACGATGCATGGGCGACCACTCGTTTCACCGATCCAACGGATCTGCGTCACGACATGCACGTCAACATTGTTACTTTCCAGCCAGGCGGCGTTATTCCATTCGACGAAACTCACGTGATGGAACACGGCCTGTATGTATTGGAAGGTAAAGCGGTTTACCACCTGAACCAAGACTGGGTTGAAGTAGAAGCCGGCGACTACATGTGGTTGCGCGCCTTCTGCCCACAAGCTTGCTACGCGTCAGGCCCAACTCGCTTCCGTTACTTGCTGTACAAAGACGTTAACCGCCACATGGTGTTAAACTCTTCTCCTGCTTATCGCGGTCGCTAG
- a CDS encoding FMN-dependent NADH-azoreductase, translated as MKILQVNASARTTGANSTKVANRIVERLLEQHPNAAVEVLNLATHPAPMLDNAGINALFSPPEQRSAQQQARVAESLSLVSSLKGCDILVLGVPMYNFGVSVQLKNWIDSIAQNGVTFYYTEQGPKGLLEGKKAYVGFARGGIYRNTKGDSQTPYLSSVLNFIGITEQHFIYAEGLNMGEEAAAQGFAQAEQDLANALDA; from the coding sequence ATGAAGATACTACAAGTGAATGCTAGCGCGCGCACGACAGGCGCCAACTCCACTAAAGTTGCGAATCGCATTGTGGAGCGCTTGTTAGAACAACACCCAAACGCAGCAGTTGAGGTACTTAATCTTGCCACTCACCCCGCCCCCATGTTGGATAATGCCGGCATTAATGCCTTGTTCAGCCCGCCCGAACAACGTAGCGCCCAGCAGCAAGCTCGAGTAGCAGAAAGCTTATCATTAGTTAGCTCACTAAAAGGCTGTGATATTTTAGTACTGGGCGTGCCTATGTATAACTTTGGGGTATCGGTGCAGTTAAAAAACTGGATTGATAGCATTGCACAAAACGGCGTTACCTTTTATTACACCGAGCAAGGTCCTAAAGGCTTACTAGAGGGCAAGAAAGCCTATGTGGGTTTTGCTAGAGGCGGCATTTATCGTAATACCAAAGGCGACAGCCAAACCCCTTATTTAAGCTCGGTATTAAACTTTATCGGCATTACTGAGCAACACTTCATTTACGCGGAAGGCCTTAATATGGGCGAAGAAGCCGCAGCACAAGGTTTTGCCCAAGCCGAGCAAGACTTAGCTAATGCATTAGATGCCTAG
- the yjjG gene encoding pyrimidine 5'-nucleotidase: protein MRYSWILFDADETLFHFDAFAGLKVLFASFGIDFTAEDYRQYHTLSAPLWVDYQNGAISAAQLQHLRFANWAERLQVSTDTLNRDYLAAMAEVSPPLSGAPELISALQGKAKLGIITNGFSAMQHTRLAKAGWQQAFDTLVISEQVGIAKPAAGIFEHAFALMGHPPKEQILMVGDNPHSDILGGLNAGIDTCWLNSTGRSTPQGIRPHYEVNSLQQLQRLLLG from the coding sequence ATGCGCTATTCTTGGATCTTATTTGATGCGGACGAAACCTTATTTCATTTCGACGCTTTTGCTGGCTTAAAGGTGTTATTTGCCTCCTTTGGCATAGATTTTACCGCAGAAGACTATCGCCAATACCACACCCTAAGCGCGCCGCTGTGGGTGGATTATCAAAATGGCGCCATTAGTGCGGCGCAACTGCAGCACTTGCGTTTTGCCAACTGGGCCGAGCGTTTACAAGTAAGCACCGACACCCTAAACCGTGATTACTTGGCCGCCATGGCTGAAGTATCGCCTCCCTTGTCGGGCGCGCCTGAGCTTATCTCAGCACTGCAAGGCAAAGCTAAGCTTGGTATTATCACTAATGGTTTTAGCGCCATGCAGCACACCCGCTTAGCCAAAGCCGGTTGGCAACAAGCCTTTGATACCTTAGTAATTTCGGAACAAGTGGGGATTGCTAAACCTGCGGCCGGCATTTTTGAACATGCGTTTGCTTTAATGGGCCACCCACCCAAAGAACAAATTTTAATGGTGGGCGATAATCCCCATTCTGATATTTTAGGGGGCTTAAATGCCGGTATTGATACTTGCTGGTTAAATAGTACGGGGCGCAGCACACCGCAAGGTATTCGCCCGCATTATGAAGTGAACTCATTGCAGCAACTACAGCGCTTATTATTAGGATAA
- a CDS encoding LysE family translocator, which yields MEFSSWLALVAICVVGAISPGPSLAVVMRNTLAGGRAYGVRTAIGHGSGVGLYALLTALGLALVIANNPVVFNGIRYGGAAFLAWLGIKALLAKPKAIEQSKTQQMVKHRGAFEGFMVAFLNPQLAIFFVALFSQFVNANTSWQQSLVMMVTAGGIDGAWYVLVALVLSRGPVLAWLNAKSLWLDRLSAVVLLALAFTVML from the coding sequence ATGGAATTTTCTAGCTGGCTAGCCTTAGTCGCTATTTGCGTGGTCGGTGCCATTAGCCCCGGGCCCAGTTTAGCGGTGGTGATGCGTAACACACTGGCCGGAGGGCGCGCTTATGGCGTGCGTACCGCCATCGGTCACGGTAGCGGGGTTGGATTATATGCCTTGTTAACGGCGCTAGGCTTAGCCTTGGTGATTGCGAATAATCCAGTCGTATTTAATGGCATTCGCTATGGTGGTGCGGCTTTTTTAGCTTGGCTAGGCATTAAAGCGCTCTTGGCTAAACCTAAGGCCATAGAGCAGAGTAAGACGCAACAAATGGTTAAGCACCGCGGTGCTTTTGAAGGCTTTATGGTGGCGTTTTTAAATCCACAGTTAGCGATTTTTTTTGTGGCGCTATTTAGTCAGTTTGTTAATGCCAATACCAGCTGGCAGCAAAGCCTAGTGATGATGGTTACCGCCGGTGGCATAGATGGCGCTTGGTATGTACTGGTGGCGTTGGTGTTATCTCGGGGGCCTGTGCTGGCGTGGCTAAATGCCAAATCACTATGGTTAGATAGACTAAGTGCAGTGGTGTTATTAGCACTGGCATTCACTGTGATGCTATAA
- a CDS encoding VOC family protein — translation MQHNPITWFEIFVNDMARAHAFYEGLLDIKLEPQGNDTSAEAHMWVFPSTASDHGAGGALVKRVGDEIGDGGANILIYFSCPDCDTVLAKVDAYGGRVLKEKYAIGRYGYAALITDSEGNTIGLHSKH, via the coding sequence ATGCAACACAATCCTATCACCTGGTTTGAAATTTTTGTCAATGACATGGCTCGCGCTCATGCTTTTTATGAAGGCTTATTAGATATTAAGCTTGAGCCACAAGGTAATGACACAAGTGCCGAAGCGCACATGTGGGTTTTTCCAAGTACCGCCTCGGATCACGGGGCAGGCGGCGCACTTGTTAAAAGAGTGGGCGATGAAATAGGTGACGGTGGCGCTAACATTCTTATTTATTTTAGCTGCCCTGACTGTGACACTGTCTTGGCGAAAGTGGATGCCTATGGCGGGCGAGTATTAAAAGAAAAATATGCCATTGGCCGCTACGGCTATGCGGCACTCATTACCGACAGTGAAGGCAATACCATAGGCCTACACTCAAAACACTAA
- a CDS encoding BCCT family transporter, which yields MISSQPRTFDKRLVATLSGGFLLLFVILALFDLEQMTYWINTSFSWVIKVFGPMWQLWMLANLVIALVLGFTRYGDIRLGGHISPDSSTFGWLAVIMCTLLAGGGVFWSAAEPMYHYLTTPPVFSEAPSGISAISAGLAQSFMHWGFMAWAALGTLSALVVVYAHYHKGLAMRPRLLLYPILGNKVETHWLGTVADVVSIVAVAAGTIGPIGFLATQLGFSFESLLGWENNYALQLAILGGLVLVYTISASTGIDKGIQWLSSANVVLALLLIAMILVLGPGGFIIDSYMNAMGLYLQDFMPMALTRHDNAWMGSWTLFFWGWFIGYGPMMALFIARISRGRTLRELVVAVAIMAPLVTNFWFATLGGAGISYEEATAGVISTPLEVGGLPAALLAITQQMPFAEFMVPAFLVLTVVFVATTGDSMAYAIAMAISGSHTPRTRDRIFWALTMGLVAAVLLRMGEGGIGALQSFIVITAAPVSLLLLPVLWTGPRVAHLMAYEQGIVPHKERHNDELEQPTLHEEPRVPILVPRRNKHK from the coding sequence ATGATTTCATCCCAACCCCGCACCTTTGATAAACGCCTAGTAGCCACGCTCAGTGGCGGCTTCCTTTTACTCTTTGTTATCCTCGCCCTGTTCGACCTAGAACAAATGACCTACTGGATTAATACCAGCTTTAGTTGGGTGATTAAAGTCTTTGGTCCTATGTGGCAATTATGGATGCTTGCCAACTTAGTGATTGCTTTAGTGCTGGGTTTTACCCGCTATGGTGATATTCGCTTAGGCGGCCATATTTCACCAGACAGCTCCACCTTTGGCTGGCTAGCCGTGATTATGTGTACTTTATTAGCGGGCGGTGGCGTATTTTGGTCTGCCGCTGAGCCTATGTACCATTATCTGACCACTCCCCCAGTATTTTCTGAAGCGCCCTCTGGTATATCGGCCATTTCTGCCGGCCTTGCGCAAAGCTTTATGCATTGGGGTTTTATGGCTTGGGCAGCTCTTGGCACCTTATCGGCGTTAGTGGTGGTTTATGCCCACTATCATAAAGGCTTGGCGATGCGCCCTCGCCTGCTGCTTTATCCTATTTTAGGTAATAAAGTAGAAACCCATTGGTTAGGTACTGTGGCCGATGTGGTATCTATTGTGGCCGTTGCTGCCGGGACTATTGGTCCAATTGGCTTTTTAGCTACACAACTTGGCTTTAGCTTTGAGTCGTTATTAGGCTGGGAAAATAACTACGCCTTACAGCTAGCGATTTTAGGTGGCTTGGTTTTGGTTTACACCATTTCTGCCTCCACCGGCATAGATAAAGGCATTCAATGGCTCTCTAGCGCTAACGTCGTATTAGCGCTGCTCCTCATTGCTATGATCTTAGTACTGGGCCCAGGTGGCTTTATTATTGACTCTTATATGAATGCCATGGGTCTGTATCTGCAAGACTTTATGCCAATGGCACTCACCCGCCATGACAACGCATGGATGGGCTCTTGGACACTGTTTTTCTGGGGCTGGTTTATTGGTTATGGCCCCATGATGGCCTTATTTATTGCCCGCATCTCGCGCGGTCGTACCTTACGCGAGTTGGTAGTGGCTGTCGCTATTATGGCGCCGTTAGTCACCAACTTTTGGTTTGCTACTTTGGGCGGTGCGGGCATTTCTTATGAAGAAGCCACCGCGGGTGTCATTTCAACACCTCTGGAAGTGGGAGGCTTACCCGCCGCCTTGTTAGCGATTACCCAGCAAATGCCCTTTGCCGAATTTATGGTGCCGGCGTTTTTAGTACTCACAGTAGTATTTGTGGCCACCACCGGTGACTCTATGGCCTATGCCATTGCCATGGCCATTAGTGGCAGCCACACGCCACGCACCCGCGACCGCATCTTTTGGGCACTGACTATGGGCTTAGTTGCGGCCGTCTTGCTGCGTATGGGTGAAGGTGGCATTGGGGCTTTACAATCCTTTATTGTGATCACCGCAGCCCCCGTGTCGCTATTGCTGTTGCCGGTGCTGTGGACCGGGCCGAGGGTGGCGCATTTAATGGCCTATGAACAAGGTATTGTGCCCCATAAAGAGCGCCATAATGATGAGCTTGAGCAGCCTACCTTGCATGAAGAGCCCAGAGTGCCCATCTTGGTACCAAGACGTAATAAACATAAATAA
- a CDS encoding endonuclease/exonuclease/phosphatase family protein, which translates to MLRPRIAPHQLVHQGQPLDDNELGVMCWNTQKLTMSTEFQVCLKALLKQFPTALLLLQEAKLSVQQGLPLDGWSYAVSPNIQTQSHLFGVLTAGQCAFDDITTVLSQGRELTFATHKSQIITLHPLSGGDTLLVANIHAINFVRHGQFHQEIAILRQVLLQHKGPLIVAGDFNVWSRSRRLYLAQFCRAMGLKRAVMEDSQFIKMYRKQPLDFIFYRELKLHSALAINTPTVSDHNPIYAQFTR; encoded by the coding sequence ATGTTACGCCCGCGAATTGCGCCGCACCAGTTAGTGCACCAAGGCCAACCCTTGGATGATAATGAGTTGGGGGTTATGTGCTGGAATACACAAAAGCTCACTATGAGTACCGAATTTCAGGTGTGCTTGAAAGCGTTATTAAAACAATTTCCTACTGCCTTATTGCTGCTCCAAGAAGCTAAGTTAAGTGTGCAACAAGGCTTGCCTTTAGACGGCTGGTCTTACGCGGTCTCGCCGAATATCCAAACGCAGTCTCATCTGTTTGGGGTGCTCACTGCCGGTCAATGTGCCTTTGATGATATTACTACTGTGCTCAGCCAAGGCCGAGAGCTGACCTTTGCCACTCATAAAAGCCAAATAATTACCCTTCATCCCTTAAGTGGCGGCGATACCTTACTGGTGGCTAATATTCATGCCATTAACTTTGTACGCCATGGCCAGTTTCATCAAGAAATTGCGATTTTGCGCCAAGTCCTGCTTCAGCATAAAGGCCCATTGATAGTGGCAGGTGATTTTAATGTGTGGAGCCGCTCAAGGCGACTATATCTAGCGCAGTTTTGCCGCGCTATGGGTTTAAAAAGAGCGGTAATGGAAGACTCGCAATTTATTAAGATGTATCGCAAGCAGCCGCTAGACTTTATTTTTTACCGAGAATTGAAATTGCACTCAGCGCTAGCGATTAATACTCCCACTGTCTCGGATCACAATCCCATTTATGCTCAATTTACGCGGTAA
- a CDS encoding ADP-ribosylglycohydrolase family protein translates to MACSIYQLVPASYYLAARFSDDFESAVLHAINGGGHNMARAMLTGALVGAQVGLSAIPQRFIDGLADGEELVSMTKQVAELSNKITL, encoded by the coding sequence ATGGCCTGCTCTATTTATCAGTTAGTACCCGCCAGTTATTATTTAGCGGCACGCTTTAGTGATGATTTTGAGTCGGCGGTATTACACGCCATTAATGGCGGTGGCCATAATATGGCGCGCGCCATGTTAACGGGCGCCTTAGTGGGCGCTCAAGTAGGCTTATCCGCCATACCTCAGCGCTTTATCGATGGATTGGCCGATGGAGAAGAGTTAGTCAGCATGACCAAGCAAGTGGCTGAACTGTCAAATAAAATAACACTTTAA
- a CDS encoding ADP-ribosylglycohydrolase family protein, with protein sequence MTLLTKNDRIAGAIMGAFIGDALGVGPHWYYDLDELKREYSGWISDYTLPKAGHYHAELTAGELSQSGIILRLTLASLLANNGYKQADFCQRLEQDLFTQLDFSNLNNPPKQGPGGYTSQSIRETWHKRIQRQLPWEQCAGSADNTEALERTLGIAACYAGQPKLLSAAVRANTLLTQDDEMVLTHTLVFNAVLGLLIEGHALDATLTDKLLAQVDCAELPFCLPSSTSADQALDLDDLSDTNLSCAEALLTPAYMAKLADNPATRIEPAWRVS encoded by the coding sequence ATGACTTTATTAACTAAAAACGATCGTATAGCAGGGGCCATTATGGGAGCCTTTATTGGAGATGCCCTAGGAGTAGGACCCCACTGGTATTACGACCTTGATGAGCTAAAGCGCGAATATAGCGGCTGGATAAGCGATTATACTTTGCCTAAAGCAGGTCATTATCATGCAGAGTTAACAGCCGGTGAGCTATCACAATCTGGCATTATTTTACGCCTAACTCTAGCGTCCTTGCTGGCCAACAACGGCTATAAACAAGCGGATTTTTGTCAGCGCTTAGAGCAAGACTTATTTACGCAACTGGATTTTTCAAACCTAAATAACCCACCTAAGCAAGGTCCGGGCGGCTATACCAGCCAATCTATTCGCGAGACTTGGCATAAACGCATCCAACGGCAATTACCCTGGGAACAATGTGCGGGATCTGCAGACAACACCGAAGCGCTAGAGCGCACCTTAGGGATTGCAGCGTGTTATGCGGGACAGCCTAAATTATTAAGTGCCGCTGTACGTGCTAACACCTTATTAACTCAAGATGACGAAATGGTCTTGACTCACACCTTGGTATTTAATGCCGTGTTGGGTTTATTAATTGAAGGGCACGCGCTAGATGCCACATTAACCGATAAATTATTAGCTCAAGTAGACTGCGCTGAGCTGCCCTTTTGCTTACCTTCATCTACTAGCGCCGACCAAGCGCTCGACTTAGACGACTTATCTGATACTAATTTAAGTTGTGCCGAGGCTTTGCTGACCCCGGCTTATATGGCCAAGCTGGCGGACAATCCAGCAACGCGCATTGAGCCTGCGTGGCGCGTATCCTAA
- a CDS encoding putative bifunctional diguanylate cyclase/phosphodiesterase yields the protein MLVIIHLLKHSILLLAMCWLLTLVARNWALNDKATKSINGTLFGLAAVAAMMTAIELESGWIFDARSVILSVAALMGGPLVAAISLIIAGCYRIWIGGAGQTGGVLVIVLSAGIGLAYYYLYRHAKVKKAWYSLLAFGFLVHLGVVGTYLLLPNPNLGPMAVTVGLPMLVVMPFATLALTWMLEEIKSRSHYERELLIAATAFEVQAGLIVTDEKIAILRVNPAFSEISGFHTAELIGKDTSFLRCEQQPSQVYEEIRTHLIETGRWQGEMQSRRKNGDSYPAWVGISVVRDQKGKVSNYVASVEDMTEFKATQAKLHGLTFSDSLTHLPNRSLLLKRMQHAIDGALYKGNYVALLLLDIDGFKSINDLHGRKVGDQMLCQLANRLNEAIYPGDTAARIGADQFVIMMENLSQHRQVAADRAEHYALRIKQNLEQVYSIDELALQRGISIGITLFNDANEQADTLLQEAEMALHQAKASFTQDIHFFDLAMQEAASARIRLEEDIQRGISAHEFIPHFQPQFNHTGKVIGAEALARWQHPEQGLLAPFAFIEVAEQAGLVDLIDLQMLEQACCQLAQWQAQPSSAELVLAVNLSARLLYQPHFVDTLQRFLTQTGADAHYLKLELTETMLLDDMEKAVIRMQALRVLGIRFSIDDFGTGYSSLSYLQKLPLSQLKIDQSFVRELTEEQTSSVAIIKAICALANSLQLAVIAEGVETQAQYQKLLGLGCQHFQGYLFARPMAINDFTALLEEQAAPLAVQI from the coding sequence ATGTTAGTGATTATCCATTTATTAAAACATTCCATCTTATTATTAGCGATGTGCTGGTTGCTCACTTTAGTGGCACGTAATTGGGCGTTAAATGATAAAGCCACTAAAAGTATTAATGGTACTTTATTTGGCTTGGCGGCGGTGGCCGCCATGATGACTGCGATTGAGTTAGAAAGCGGCTGGATCTTTGATGCCCGCAGTGTCATTTTGAGCGTGGCCGCCTTAATGGGTGGCCCTTTGGTGGCTGCCATTAGTCTTATTATTGCGGGCTGTTATCGAATATGGATTGGTGGCGCGGGGCAGACAGGCGGGGTGTTAGTCATCGTTTTGTCTGCAGGCATAGGTTTGGCTTATTACTATTTATACCGCCACGCTAAGGTAAAAAAAGCATGGTACTCATTATTAGCGTTTGGCTTTTTAGTGCATTTAGGCGTGGTAGGGACATACCTTTTATTACCCAATCCGAACCTAGGCCCCATGGCCGTTACGGTGGGGCTACCTATGCTAGTGGTTATGCCCTTCGCCACCTTAGCTCTTACTTGGATGCTAGAAGAGATAAAAAGCCGCAGCCATTATGAGCGTGAGTTATTAATTGCTGCCACTGCATTTGAAGTGCAAGCGGGCTTAATTGTTACGGATGAAAAAATCGCCATTCTTAGAGTTAACCCTGCTTTTAGTGAAATTTCTGGCTTTCATACCGCAGAGCTCATCGGAAAAGATACAAGCTTCTTAAGATGCGAGCAGCAGCCGAGTCAGGTTTATGAAGAAATAAGAACGCACTTAATTGAAACGGGGCGCTGGCAAGGTGAAATGCAAAGTCGGCGTAAAAACGGCGACAGTTATCCGGCCTGGGTTGGCATTAGTGTGGTGCGAGACCAAAAAGGGAAAGTGAGTAACTATGTGGCCTCGGTAGAAGATATGACGGAGTTTAAAGCGACTCAGGCTAAGTTACATGGCTTAACTTTTTCCGACTCACTGACCCACTTGCCAAATCGTAGTTTATTACTAAAGCGTATGCAGCATGCTATAGATGGCGCTCTTTATAAGGGCAATTATGTGGCTTTGCTGTTATTAGATATTGATGGCTTTAAAAGCATTAACGACTTGCATGGCCGTAAAGTGGGCGATCAAATGTTGTGTCAGTTAGCTAATCGCTTAAATGAAGCGATTTACCCTGGCGATACGGCCGCTCGTATCGGTGCTGATCAATTTGTGATCATGATGGAAAACTTAAGCCAGCATCGCCAAGTGGCGGCCGATCGCGCCGAACATTATGCGCTGCGCATTAAGCAAAACCTTGAGCAAGTTTATTCTATCGATGAATTGGCGCTACAACGGGGCATTAGCATTGGCATCACCTTATTTAATGATGCTAATGAACAAGCAGATACCTTGTTGCAAGAAGCAGAGATGGCGCTCCACCAAGCGAAAGCTTCTTTTACTCAAGATATTCACTTTTTTGATTTGGCTATGCAAGAAGCGGCCAGTGCCCGCATTCGCTTAGAAGAAGATATTCAGCGCGGTATTAGCGCCCATGAGTTTATTCCTCATTTTCAGCCGCAATTTAATCACACTGGTAAAGTGATAGGCGCAGAAGCACTGGCGCGTTGGCAGCATCCGGAGCAAGGTTTATTGGCTCCCTTTGCTTTTATTGAAGTGGCTGAACAAGCAGGCTTAGTGGATTTAATTGATTTGCAAATGCTAGAGCAAGCCTGTTGTCAGCTAGCGCAGTGGCAAGCACAGCCCAGTAGTGCAGAGTTAGTGTTAGCAGTAAATTTAAGTGCCCGCCTTTTATACCAACCGCACTTTGTAGATACGCTACAGCGTTTCTTAACCCAAACCGGTGCCGATGCTCATTATTTAAAACTAGAATTAACAGAAACTATGCTGCTCGATGATATGGAAAAAGCCGTGATTCGTATGCAAGCACTGCGCGTGTTAGGTATTCGCTTTTCTATTGATGATTTTGGCACTGGCTATTCCTCACTGTCTTACTTACAAAAGTTACCCTTGAGCCAGCTAAAAATTGACCAATCTTTTGTCCGCGAGCTAACAGAAGAACAAACCAGCAGCGTAGCGATTATTAAGGCAATTTGCGCGCTGGCCAATAGCTTGCAGCTCGCTGTTATTGCCGAAGGGGTAGAAACTCAAGCTCAGTATCAAAAGCTATTAGGGCTGGGCTGTCAGCATTTTCAAGGTTATTTATTTGCCCGCCCTATGGCTATTAATGATTTTACTGCCTTGCTGGAAGAACAAGCCGCCCCCTTAGCGGTGCAAATATAG